The Pedobacter roseus genome contains a region encoding:
- the accD gene encoding acetyl-CoA carboxylase, carboxyltransferase subunit beta, whose product MAWFKRENKGIITTTEEKKEAPDGLWNKCPNCKKPLHQAELQENKYVCHYCDYHLRVGSKEYFEVLFDNNEFKELFPNLTSGDPLNFNDNKPYTDRIKESQAKTGLKDAIRAGIGKIEGQDLVIACMDFAFIGGSMGSVVGEKIARSIDYSIKHKVPFLMISKSGGARMMEAAFSLMQMAKTSAKLALLAQAKVPYISLLTDPTTGGVTASYAMLGDINIAEPGALIGFAGPRVIKETIKKDLPKGFQTSEFVLEHGFLDFIVDRRAMKAKLGAFIKMMNN is encoded by the coding sequence ATGGCTTGGTTCAAAAGAGAGAATAAAGGTATCATTACCACAACTGAAGAGAAAAAAGAAGCACCAGATGGTTTGTGGAATAAATGTCCAAATTGTAAGAAACCGCTACATCAGGCAGAACTTCAGGAAAACAAATACGTTTGCCACTACTGCGATTACCACTTGAGAGTAGGCTCAAAAGAATATTTCGAGGTTTTATTTGATAATAACGAGTTTAAAGAGCTTTTCCCTAATTTAACATCAGGCGATCCCTTAAACTTTAACGATAACAAACCTTATACCGATAGAATTAAAGAAAGTCAGGCTAAAACAGGCTTAAAAGACGCTATCCGTGCAGGTATTGGTAAAATTGAAGGTCAGGATCTGGTTATTGCCTGTATGGATTTCGCTTTCATTGGCGGTTCTATGGGCTCGGTTGTGGGCGAAAAAATTGCACGTTCAATCGATTACAGCATCAAACATAAAGTTCCTTTCCTGATGATCTCAAAATCAGGTGGCGCAAGGATGATGGAAGCCGCATTTTCATTGATGCAAATGGCTAAAACATCGGCTAAACTGGCTTTATTAGCTCAGGCTAAAGTTCCATACATTTCTTTATTAACCGATCCAACTACCGGTGGTGTAACCGCATCTTATGCCATGCTTGGCGATATCAATATTGCAGAACCAGGTGCATTGATCGGTTTTGCTGGTCCGAGGGTAATTAAAGAAACCATTAAAAAAGATTTACCGAAAGGTTTCCAAACTTCAGAATTCGTCCTTGAACATGGTTTCCTTGATTTTATCGTTGATAGAAGAGCAATGAAAGCTAAATTGGGTGCTTTTATCAAAATGATGAATAATTAA
- a CDS encoding M20/M25/M40 family metallo-hydrolase, with translation MNKKLLFSALFLCASASAFAQDRKVIDNIVKEVNENSQLEKLAHELLDVVGPRLVGSPQMKQANDWAVKKYSDWGISAKNEKWGEWAGWERGITHIDLISPRVRTLEGTQLAWSPSTNGKAINAEAIILPEITDSVSFQKWLPNVKGKIVLISMNQLSGRPEKNWEEFATKDLFEKFKKEKAEAAKTWAASLAKTGLTAKTLPVALENAGAVAVVINNWSQGFGVDKIFGANTTKVPTLDLSVEDYGLVYRLALNGDKPKLKIEADSKKLGAVPTFNTIAEIKGTQKPNEYVMLSAHFDSWDGASGATDNGSGTILMMEAMRILKKIYPNPKRTILVGHWGSEEQGLNGSRAFVEDHPEIVGNLQALFNQDNGTGRVVNIGGQGFAKSKDYITRWLAAVPDTIKNQIKTSFPGTPGAGGSDFASFVAAGALGYSLSSTSWDYGTYTWHTNRDSYDKLVFDEIRSNVILAAIMVYMASEDPEKTSTEKAKDLPVNERTGKPSTWPVQTKSNRKGGL, from the coding sequence ATGAATAAAAAACTACTATTTTCTGCGCTATTCCTGTGCGCTTCGGCCAGTGCTTTTGCGCAAGACAGGAAAGTAATCGACAATATTGTTAAAGAAGTAAACGAAAACTCTCAATTGGAGAAACTTGCGCACGAATTGCTTGATGTTGTTGGACCGCGTTTGGTTGGCTCGCCACAAATGAAACAGGCTAACGATTGGGCAGTAAAAAAATACAGCGACTGGGGCATTTCTGCCAAAAATGAAAAATGGGGTGAATGGGCAGGTTGGGAAAGAGGCATTACCCATATCGATTTAATTAGTCCGCGGGTAAGAACATTAGAAGGCACACAATTGGCCTGGAGTCCGTCAACCAATGGCAAAGCCATTAATGCAGAGGCGATTATCTTACCAGAAATTACCGATTCGGTATCTTTCCAGAAATGGTTACCCAACGTAAAAGGTAAAATTGTTTTAATTTCCATGAACCAGCTTTCTGGCCGGCCAGAAAAAAACTGGGAAGAATTTGCCACAAAAGATCTTTTCGAAAAGTTTAAAAAAGAAAAAGCCGAAGCAGCAAAAACATGGGCAGCCAGTCTGGCCAAAACGGGTTTAACCGCTAAAACACTTCCTGTAGCTTTAGAAAATGCAGGTGCCGTGGCTGTAGTAATCAATAACTGGTCGCAGGGTTTTGGTGTAGATAAAATTTTTGGTGCAAATACCACAAAAGTGCCGACTTTGGATTTATCAGTTGAAGATTATGGACTGGTTTACCGTTTGGCTTTAAATGGCGACAAACCAAAGTTAAAAATAGAGGCAGATTCTAAAAAATTAGGTGCTGTACCAACTTTTAATACCATCGCTGAAATTAAAGGCACACAAAAACCAAACGAATATGTAATGCTCTCGGCACATTTCGATTCGTGGGATGGCGCAAGTGGTGCTACCGATAATGGTTCGGGAACCATTTTGATGATGGAAGCCATGCGCATTTTAAAGAAAATTTATCCTAATCCAAAACGTACCATCTTAGTGGGGCATTGGGGAAGTGAAGAGCAGGGTTTAAATGGTTCGCGGGCATTTGTAGAAGATCATCCGGAGATTGTTGGTAATCTTCAGGCTTTGTTTAACCAGGATAACGGAACAGGCCGTGTGGTTAACATTGGCGGACAGGGTTTTGCTAAATCAAAAGACTACATCACCCGTTGGCTGGCTGCAGTTCCTGATACCATTAAAAATCAGATTAAAACCAGTTTCCCTGGAACACCGGGCGCAGGCGGATCAGATTTCGCGTCGTTTGTAGCTGCCGGGGCATTAGGTTATTCTTTAAGCTCTACAAGTTGGGATTACGGCACATACACCTGGCATACCAACCGCGATAGTTATGATAAACTGGTTTTCGACGAAATCAGAAGCAATGTGATTTTAGCTGCTATTATGGTTTATATGGCATCAGAAGATCCTGAAAAAACCTCAACCGAAAAAGCAAAAGATTTACCAGTTAACGAGCGTACCGGAAAACCATCAACCTGGCCGGTACAAACGAAATCGAACAGAAAAGGTGGGTTGTAG
- the fbaA gene encoding class II fructose-bisphosphate aldolase translates to MSLKGYKGVIYGDAVQELFEQAKKHQFALPAVNVTGTNTVNAVLETAKAVNSPVMIQLSNGGAQFYAGKSLDNEKLQACILGAVSAAKHVHLLAEHYGVAVVLHTDHAAKKLLPWIDGLLDHGEKFFAETGKPLFSSHMLDLSEEPIEENMEISAKYLARMAKMNMTIEIELGVTGGEEDGVDNSDVDSSKLYTQPSEVAYAYEELSKVSPRFTVAAAFGNVHGVYKPGNVKLQPVILKNSQDFIKEKFNLTAEKPINFVFHGGSGSSQEEIREAISYGAIKMNIDTDMQWAFWEGILEYYKKNEAYLQGQIGNPDGDDKPNKKYYDPRVWLRKGEETFVKRLTTAFEDLNCINVNEKL, encoded by the coding sequence ATGAGTTTAAAAGGCTACAAAGGCGTAATTTACGGAGATGCCGTTCAAGAATTGTTTGAGCAGGCTAAAAAACATCAGTTTGCTTTACCAGCAGTAAACGTAACCGGTACCAATACGGTTAACGCGGTATTGGAAACTGCAAAGGCAGTAAATTCGCCTGTTATGATTCAGTTATCAAATGGAGGTGCACAGTTTTATGCTGGTAAATCGTTAGATAATGAGAAATTGCAAGCATGTATCTTAGGAGCTGTATCGGCTGCTAAACATGTACATTTATTGGCAGAGCATTATGGTGTTGCCGTGGTTTTACATACCGACCACGCCGCTAAAAAATTATTGCCTTGGATTGACGGACTTTTAGACCACGGTGAAAAATTCTTCGCTGAAACCGGAAAACCTTTGTTTTCATCGCACATGCTTGATTTATCGGAAGAGCCGATTGAAGAAAACATGGAAATTTCTGCTAAATACTTAGCACGCATGGCTAAAATGAACATGACTATCGAAATCGAACTTGGTGTTACCGGTGGTGAAGAAGATGGTGTTGACAATAGCGATGTAGACAGCTCTAAATTATATACTCAGCCTAGCGAAGTGGCTTACGCTTACGAAGAATTAAGCAAAGTTTCTCCTCGTTTTACTGTTGCTGCTGCTTTTGGTAACGTACACGGTGTTTATAAACCAGGTAACGTAAAATTGCAACCGGTAATTTTGAAAAATTCTCAGGATTTCATCAAAGAAAAATTCAATTTAACTGCTGAAAAACCAATTAATTTCGTTTTCCACGGTGGTTCTGGTTCTTCTCAGGAAGAAATCAGGGAAGCAATTTCTTACGGTGCAATTAAAATGAATATTGATACTGACATGCAATGGGCATTTTGGGAAGGTATTTTAGAATATTATAAAAAGAATGAGGCTTATCTTCAAGGTCAGATCGGTAACCCTGATGGCGATGATAAACCAAACAAAAAATACTACGATCCACGCGTATGGTTACGTAAAGGTGAAGAAACTTTTGTTAAGCGTTTAACTACTGCTTTCGAAGATCTGAACTGTATTAACGTTAATGAAAAGCTTTAA
- a CDS encoding YciI family protein, whose amino-acid sequence MKKLFVLICLITTTISVQAQEKKPKAPYDEVLAKKLGADNYGMKMYVLVILKSGSNTTETKAKTDSLFAGHIANMGKMVEMQKLVVAGPMGKNDKNYRGIFILNTKSIEEAKQLLESDPAIKAKLLEPELYNWYGSAALSEYLSFHDKIQKSSF is encoded by the coding sequence ATGAAAAAGCTATTTGTATTAATCTGTTTAATTACCACCACTATTTCTGTTCAGGCACAAGAGAAAAAGCCTAAGGCACCTTATGATGAGGTTTTGGCAAAAAAATTGGGCGCTGATAATTATGGAATGAAGATGTATGTGCTCGTGATCTTAAAATCAGGCTCAAATACCACCGAAACAAAAGCCAAAACCGATAGTTTATTTGCCGGCCATATAGCCAACATGGGTAAAATGGTGGAGATGCAAAAACTCGTAGTTGCTGGTCCTATGGGCAAAAACGATAAAAATTACCGTGGTATTTTCATTTTAAATACAAAATCGATCGAAGAAGCCAAACAGTTATTGGAAAGCGACCCGGCAATTAAGGCTAAATTATTAGAACCAGAATTATACAACTGGTACGGATCTGCTGCACTTTCGGAATATCTGTCATTTCATGATAAGATACAGAAGAGTAGTTTTTAG